The DNA region AAAAACCTGTAGGTGAATGGTCGATggcaaaaaaaaaactatacaatttagaaaataaaaactgCAGCAGTAAGATGTCTACAAATAAGTAATCATGATGAATataaatcaagaaagaaaatcaATTGAAAGACTTGAAAAATAAAGCAGAACTGCAAATAAAAGAATGGGTGAATGAAAAGTAATACCAGATAGgcttgttttggtatcaatttTTGTTCTTATCGTGACACGAAAATACTACATTTATTACGTTTGTCAATATTCACAATCATTTAGAAAGTAATTTGATCACAATCCAAAAAGAAAATCTTCATGCCAAATGAAAAAACAGACAGTATAAGTTTTGGATCACGGTTCAAAAAATGAAGCAACAAAACTCACACTATTACACGACTCATAATCCATAAACAATCTGATCATGATCCAAAACaaaaatcttataccaaacgaAAAAAAGCACtatcaattttaactttgacAATATTTATGGGCTCGTGTGTAGGAAACAAAAATATCGATGGGATCATGAGCATGAcaaagattgtgacaaaatactagtttccaaataggTTATGATCTATGCATGACATGTAAATGAAATGttcaaaaatatgtaataagAAATTGTAAAGGATTTTATTGTTGTAACtgggaaataaagaaaaaaagaagtgCAAAtgtagaaaagaaataaaagatctATTGAAACTCAAATAACATGTTGTAATGGAACATGCTGGACATACTCCtgaaaacatattattttatagaagATGAAATACATGgccttattatttttattaacttatgaCATATTTTGATAAGCAAGAACATCCACCTTTTATGttcttgattattattattatttttatgaactTATGACATATTTTGTCATCATAACTTGTATTAAACTTCGTTTTGAATGGATTGGATGTTTCACCAACGTTATGCGACCTTCATGTTACCGTGCAATAAtggaaaagaaaaacacaatCTAAAAGATTCTGCTTGCAGAAATAAGAACTTGTGAGGAGAAATCAATTTTTTCGGAAAACCAGACTTTAGAAATGTCATGATAATCTACAATAACATTTATAGCATTAAGTTGTTTGCACGAGTAACCATTGAAAACAAGATAAATGAGTGAAAGATCATACCAGAGGTATGAACGGTAACCACTGAAAGATGCACCCGAGATAGGATCCTTAGCTGAAGGCTGCTTCAGTCCAACTGATGGATTATTGGAGTAATTGTAATGCAATCCCTGAGTAGAAGCACCACTAGAGCCATACAAATCAATAACTGGCTGCGATCCTGATGCACCATAAGCTCCTAAGTTGGAGCCTCCAACTGCACCACTTATCGGCCCCATTCGATTGGCACCAAAGGATCCTTGGCCCAATCCTCTGGCTGCTGCAGATAACGGATTTAAAGACCCTCCAGCAAACaatgcagcagcagcagcattAGGATTCGTGATAAACCCATTATATAATTGACTCAAACCAGGGTGTTGCTGATTGAGCAATGCTAAATTCTGGGCAGCAACCATTGCAGCTAGTACAGGGGGTTGAACAGGATGCATGGGTGTTGTAATTAAGGCAGCTCCTCCACCACTACTACTAACCTTATTCTTTCCTTCTGCAGCCTTCTGGCAATGCAACTCATGATCTTCAAACACTTTGTTTGGCTCCTCCAAAGCCTTTTTTGCTCCTTCAAGTGTCTTGTAAACAAAAAGAGCAAACCCACGTGATTTCCCAGTCTGGGTATCAAATCCTATAGGACCAGTCTCAATTTCTCCAAATTTACTGAAAAACTCTTTCAGACTGTCCCGCTCAGCATTGGAAGGAACATTACTAACATATATCTTCCGAGAAGAAGAGTCATTACCAGTCGAAGCAAGTTGGCAGGATGTCATTCGGTTTCCAATGTTTTTGCTCGGCTGTTTCAGCGCCTTGGTCGCTCCTTTCCTAGACTTGAATAACACAAACCCATAACCCTTCCCTTTTCCTGTGGCCCTGTCCTTAACAATCCTGCAATCCTCGATCTTACCGTAGGGAGAGAAGGCTGACCTTAGGGTTTCGTCAGTCGTGTCCCAAGCAAGGCCGTGAACGAATATCTTGCGGTGGGAAATGTCGACGTCGGCGGCGTTTACGATCTGGCTATAGAGATGGGTGTCATTGACGGCGGCATCAACAGCGAATTCAATTAGTTGTTCCTTTGTGTAAGATTCGAGATGCTTCTGGAACTTATCTACATTTGTTTCGTCATCGGAGGAGGAGGAGTCGGAAACTTGAATATCAACGATAGCTTTATTCTTGAGGTTTATCGTCTCTGACTTTCCGATCTTGTTCTTTTTGAGCTTCTTCTTGTTAATATTGATATTTGATTGCTGATTTGGGTGCTTTCGCTTCTTCTCCTGGCTGTTCTTCGCCATTGCAGATAGAGAGAAAGCAATAGGGCAGAAGTGAACAGAGAGCTACTCAGTGCTGAATGCTgattacatattattaaaataaaaaaataaaaaaataaaaaagagaatggatttgtttattttctctattttatgccaaaaaaattagttatttttatttaattatttcatcaaaattattgtGACAAACTTCAAACCTCTCGATTGATCACAGCATATTCTCAATGTTTTCATCGCATTAATTATCTTCTTCGTCGTCAATGTTTATGGTCTGAACATGACGGTGCTTCCATGGCTGTGACAACTTAGTGATCGTCTTCCTACTCTCATTCTtcgttgttttttttttaaaaaaattaacaaatttgataaaagacattcatttaacttttttctcaTTAGCACAGACCTCTTCCTCTTCGACTTCTTACTTTCATTTCTCGGTTAACCaataatattctttcttacCTAATAaaccttttaatttattaattttgtgacATCACTTATGCACTCAACCATCTTAAAAGTATCAACATTTTTACCATCATTTTTGGTAAACCAATCATCTCATCATATCATTAATCTCTTTACTTTCACTTCTTCGGTAAACCAACAAAtgcattcatatatttaaccacaaATATTTTGTTCTCCAATAAACATCTCAgtactaatctcgtgacctcacttcGAGTATTTTGTATCTCAACCATCTCATATTATTACCGTGACCTCTTTACCCCCACTttagcaaaccaaccaccaatccaattgatctctcatctcgtgacctcactttCACATTTCGGCCAACCAACCATCTTAGTCAcacatttaaccaccaatattttttttctcaatggaAAACTCTCATTACTAATATTATGACCTCATACACTTTcacacatctcttatctctcatcaaaccaaccaccaaaatCCTAATTGATctctccatctcgtgacctcacactttcagacgCCTTTTATCCATCGACAAATCAACTACCAATCGATCTCTAAATATCGTAACCTCacacttcggtcaatcaacatctcattcacatatatttttaaccactaatcaCAATCAACATTTAATCTCGTGATCTTTTGATCCTTTGTTACCGATCTTCTATCATTTagcaaactaaccaccaatctcaatcttaCCGGTCTCTTATCCCTTGGCAAACTAGCCACTAATCtcatcgacctctcatcttgtgacctcatactttcacaTGTTTTTAATCCCTTGATAAACCAACTACCATTAATAATTGACCTTTAATCTTGCGACCTTACAATCCTttgttaccgacctcttatccttcgacaaaccaaccaccaatttcaattgacctctcatctcgtgacctcattaCCTTCACACACCACTTATctctcgccaaaccaaccatcaatacCAATGAACATTTCtatctcgtgacatcacactttcacacgtctcttatctctcgataaaccaaccaccaatctcaatcacacttttacaCGACTCTCTTGTCtctcggcaaaccaaccactGACCTAAATCGATCTATCCCTCTACAAACTAACCACAAATTCTAATGTTACATTTCTTTTATTCATCGGTAAGCCAATTACTAATCTCAATCGACTTCTCATCTCGTTACCTCACTTTCACACTTACATGCCTCTAATCCCTCGACAAATtaatcaccaatctcaatcgacctatAATCTCATGACTTTACGATCCATTGTTACCGACATTTTCATCCCTTggaaaaccaaccactaatcctAATGTTACGGACCTTTTATCCATCAGCAAACTAACCACAAATCCAAATCACATTTTCAAACGCCTCTTATTTCTTAGCAACTCAACCACCAAtttaatcacactttcacatgcctcttatTCCTtaccaaaccaaccaccaatctcaatcttaATCGACCACTAATATTATCacctaataataatttattagcGGTCTCTTTTACCTtagcaaaccacatctcaatcgcactttcacaagtctcttattcctcgacaaatcaatcatcaatctcaatcacactttcacatgacTCTTATCTCTCGGTAACCAACCACCAATTCtaatcatattttcacacgcctcttatccctTGGTAAACCAattaccaatctcaatcacattttcaaatgcctCTTATTCCTCATAAacaaaccaccaatctcaatcacagttTCACATGCCCCTTACTCCTCggaaaaccaaccactaatctcaatcaCAGTTTCATAAGTTTCTTATTCTTCagcaaactaaccaccaatctcaattgacctctaatctcgtgacctcacgatCCTTTGTTACTAACATCTTGTCCATTGGCAAACCACAAcacaatcacactttcacacattTCTTATCCCTAGGGAAAcaaaccatcaatctcaatcgacatttaaccttgtgacctcacactttggtcaatcaaatatctaattcatattttttaaccactctcATTTATTACTGGCCTATTATCTATCGGCaaatcacatctcaatcacacttggctAAAGGATTAtacttgtttggttaggttgcaagttcgaaacatacctatagcatttttaattttatttttaactgtttcaagtttatgggtgggttaACCCACGATCCAACTaggtatctatttactctcacatatatatccaaattaaccacaactctcgatccgacaaatcaaacaaattcaaattaagcattattattatatatatatatatatattagtaatttgATCATCTCTTCTAACTTAGCGAAAACAAAAGTTGGATATCCCCAGCCTCCTTGAGAGGTTCTGAGTTCGAGTCCGTCATGCGATAAATTTTGCGCATacttaaatgattaagtgtgtttgccgGTTATGTTCTTAACCCTTCTGgccacattttttatattagtaaTTTATATTATGAGTCAAATTTGTTTAGTGTCTCTATTTTATGACACAAATTactttgtttattaattataaaattcaaattattagcATGAAAAAACTTCACACATCTCGATGAAGAACAATATATTGTcacaacaaaatataaaacGATGTGCTTTAATGAttttacacaaaaatatttatcaactaTAATAACagtcttaaaaaatataaaacttttacATTTATTGTATAAGTCTTTCTCTTAGACAATATGGAAGGCTTCCATCTTCATTTTGGACCACCGTTTTTTTCTCATgttctctaattttattttccttcttaCTCACTTCAACATACTCttactaatatatatagttatttgaTTCACTATAATTGTAATGTTGTATTGAACCTTGGTTGATTTATGATCAGTAGTGGGAAAAGCATTATTAATCACAGCGAAAGCCGTCGTTAAAAGTCCTAATGCTgacgttaataattattaacgtcgGTGACCAAAACTGTCATTCGTCGACGCTACAAAAGTcgacattaaaatatttttattattaaccacggctttagagagagaaagacatGGTTAATAATGATCAATATCAGCGTCGGCGTTAGGAGGACGCCGATGTtgataatgtataattattagtGTCGACGTCCTCTTAACGCCGACGTTGATATTCATCATCATTAACCACGAATTCCTCCCCCTTAAACCGTGGTTAATAGTAATGAATATTAACGTTGGCTTCCTCCTAACGTCGACGTTGATAATAGCTACTCTCAAGTTTTTTAGGTTCTCTTATTAACGTTAGCCTTCCTTAACGACAACGTTAATAATTGTCACTTTCTGGTTTTTGGTTAGTTTTTGAATTTCACAAAAcctgttttaaatatttttacgcaaaaaaaaagacaattcataaattaaattcatttccCGATCTCATCCCGATCACCCTCCCGTGTCCCTATCGTCCCAAAGTAGACTCAGACACCTCGAGCTACGACATATTAGGGTTTGCTTCGAGCTGCTCGCGCATCACTGTCTACAATCATTTACAACattaatgttagttattttaaacttagatattcaaactaaattaataGAAAGGATAACAACTTACGTCAACCTACTAAACTAGTGGAGAAGGCGCGGGAGTCGAATCATCGATAGTCTCTCTCATAGTGTGTTATTTTAGGAAGAACTTTACTTGACTAGGGGGTGTCCCATCTCCCTATCATGtacaaataacatacatatatcatgtTAGATATTATGTAAATTGAATACTCTTACTAAAAATTACCATATCTCGCTTTTTCTGCGAAAATGGTTTGTTGTCGGTGTGGTGTGGTATATCAATTTTCTTCCATTGTCAGCGTTgatcttacttttttttctgaaattatAAGATAGTAGTTGTTAGTTAATAGTAGTTAATAGTCGAATAAcacatataatgaaatataaatgacTATGTACTATACCTTAAATTCAGGCGTCAAGTAGTGATTGTCAAACAAATAATTCCAATCTTCATAATAAAATTCTCGAGGAGGGTTTATTCTgattctcttctcttctcttcatcaATATATGGGTTGATGTAAGTCATCTTGTTTGCATATCTCCACCTATCTCATGCCTTCTTTGCTTGTGGCATCGTCTTATCTCTATAGCCTTCAATGGGAATGTCTATTGAACTCTCGAAGggatcctgaaaaataacaacatattttaggattgtgaaagtttcaaattataaaataagacattaaaaaatataaaacttacgGAGATAGACTGCCAGATATGGTTCAATTGGGATTGGGACAGATCAAAGCAGTTTTTGAGACGATGTGACACCAATTTTCCTTTCCGGACAACGCTGCCAATATGGAGAGACCAATAGCGGGCGTTATCGCATATAGGCCTTCCATTCAAGTCCCTGAACTCCAACATCATCTTCTCTCTAGTTCCCATTCTCGCAAGAATTGTGATTTTGTTCTTTCCCTGTCCCCTCCTCGATGAAGACACTACTGCAAATTAACATTAAAACgacatttgttaaaatttatataataatttaaataccacgtataagttattattaactACCTGCAGTTTTGAGAACGGGAGTATCCTCCCTAAGGTGCTAGACTCCTCGAGAATGGTGGAATCTAGATTATCAAGTCTCTCAATATCATGAAGCTCTGATCTCATAAACTATATAGGATCATCAGACTCTACATCATCTGTACGAGCTCCATCATCTGTATGAGTTCGGAGGTTGTCGAAATGTCTCGATAGTCTTCGCACTTGAAGCGCGTCTAACTCACTCAATAGTGCACGTCTAGTATCCCATTTAGGTGTTATGTTATCTGCACacaaaaaataaagttaatattttaaataagtaatcatattttaaataagtaacaTGCAACCCTAATCACAGTCAATTTTTTAGAACTTACCAAATGGAGAATGGCGACGAAGAGTAAATGTCGAATACTTAGTTGATTCTGACCggtaaaactgaaaataaaaaaaatgacaatcaATTAGAAAACATagataaaaataacataaataaaccaaaatcaaacaacttaaatcaaacaaaattaaaaaccctaattataacaataaatcaaaaatatctaacttatcaaacctaatcaaacaaCCTAAATCTACATATAAATATGAGTTAATCTAGCTTGAAAGGacatataatttaaaactagACTACAAGTTTTATACACATATATTGAAACATTGTAAAATCTTAGCAAGTGGAAGACTTTAAGACCTTTTTGCATGATCAGTGAGTGTATGAGTGGAAATATGATTCATTTTAAGGATATTAGCAGGCTAGATTGATGTAAGGAATTTATCAAGAAAATGTGAACCAAAAACATTTTAGCTagataataattaagaaatagtTTGATATCATATTTAAATGATACATAAACATCTGACTAACTCTTGATTTCTGTCAAAATATTGGATACAAAGGGTAAAGCCTTGACAAAAGTCATATATTTAGCAAATAAGTTCATTTCATACATTATATATGGCTATAACAAAAGGATGAGGTAACATTTCAGTGAAAAATAAACGGAATAGAGCAAATAGATTAATCTGAATGTTCTTCTTCTAATTCAACAAACAATGATACTAACCTATTCTATTAAAACATTATGAATCAAACTCGCCTAATTCCTCCCAAATCCTTATCCTAATCGTTCCTGGCTGATTATTTATAATCGTTATCGGAGCTTTTTGATTTAATCTTCAACCAATCGATTTAGAGTGTAATTCAAACAAACACACTTTATAAACTAATCACCTATCAAGTATAGGGCAACGAATCGAGGTTAATTGACAAGCTAATAGGAAACAGAATCACCAAACGAACTAGAGAGATGACCTTAATGGCTTTGGAACACAAAAGCAAACGATTGGTTGAAGCTGCTTCTTCTCCGATGGACTAAAGAACGACGGCGAGAGCGAGAGCGGGCGAGGAAGAATCGCGAGAGAGCGGCGGGAGGAAgaaataaggaagaagagaaagaaaagaagttcACTTTAGTTTTAATGATAGTTAACGTTGGCATTGTCGTGCGTGACGTTTAAtgattattaaccacgactttaggtaaaaccgtggttaatgtattttatttattaaccacTATTTTACCCTAAGATCGtggttaatatatttaactaagaAAACGTTTCATTTCCAGTAggttcacattattaaccacgaatTTAGAgtaaaaccgtggttaataaataaaacacattaACTACGATTTTACCTAAAGCCGTtgttaataatcattaaatgaatattaaccacggctttagGTAAAACCatggttaatatgttttatttattaatcacaattttaccctaaaaccgtagttaatatgTTTAACCAAGAAAACTTTTCGTTTTCCAGTATgttcacattattaaccacgacattAGAGTAAAACtgtggttaataaataaaacacattaaccacggttttacctAAAGCCGTTGTTAATATGTTTAACCAAGAAAACGTTTTGTTTTCTAGTAAGTTCATATTATTAACCATAACGTTAAGGTAAAGTCAtggttaataaataaacacattaaCCACGACATTACCTAACACCGTGGTTAATGTGTTTAGTCAATACATATGAACCACGACATTAGATaatgtcgtggttaataataatgaatatcaACGTCAGTTTCCTCCCTTAAAGTTGTGGTTAATAGTAATGAATATGAACGTCGGCATTACCTAACACCGTGGTTAATGTGTTTTGTGAATACATATTAACCACGACATTAGGTAATGCCGTGGTTAATGATGTTTGATTAAGGAAATATTTTCATCATATAGAGTCTGATgagaatttaatgaaaattcaattcattctaactatagaaatttgataaatattgaaaaaattgctacatcatataatttttattatttgtaaatggTTACATGTTATGAGTTAATAAAAGAATCATTAAATCATACAccatatcatattatttttttattatcttattaattatgtgatttacaaaaaaaattaatctccAAACGAGTAATACCACATTCTCTCAAAAAAATATGTAAGGAACGTGCTAAGTGACTACAGGAATTAATTTCTCATTGTGATCTTCAATCAATTAACTTCTAACCAATATGCAATCGGGTTCTTCTTAGATATCTTCAATTTCATTATAACAAATTGAAGATATCTCAAATGAACCCGGGTTATACATTGGTTTTTGAAGGAAATCAGTAGTTTAGGATAAGTGGTTTCATTAATAGACAATCAGACTTTTCTTGGAAATTTCGAAGagagattgatgatcattgagaaaattcTGTAAGGAACGTACTAACCAATGAGCTTCTAACCAACATGCAATCAGGTTTGTTCTTAGAtatcttcaatttccttttaacaaattgaagaatATCGCAAATGAACCCAGATTGCATGTtggtttgaaggaaatgaaTAGTTTAGGATAAGTGGTTTCATCAATAGACAATCTTCTTTGAAATCTCCATCTTTAATTAATCATTCTAACTAATTAAAGATGATGGAAATTTCTaagaagagattgatgatcattaagaaaattatgtaaGGAACTTACTAAGTGACTACATGAATTGATTTCTCCTTATGATCTTCAACCAATGAGCTTCTAACCAATATGAAATTGTGTCCGTTCTTAGAtatcttcaatttccttttaacaaattgaagaatATCTCAAATGATCGAACACAGATTGCATATTGGTTTGAAGGAAATCGGTAGTTTAGGAGAATCTATTTCTCAAATTCCTTAAGGAGAGAAACAAAAGCATCTTATTTATAGACCTCGAAAACGATTTGGCAAAGATTATCAGTGACAACATTTGTTAGTGGATCATTAATAGTctgaatattgattattaaggagGAAGTTATCACAAAATCgtggttaataaaaatattattaactaagTCTTTATGATAACGCTGtccttaataattaataattgtgaATTTGTCAGTGGACGATTATTAAGGACGGCGTTATCAtaaagttgtggttaataatttttttattaaccacgactttatgATAGCTCCctccttaataatcaatattaagGAATTTGTTGGTGGACGATTATTAGAGACAACGTTATcataaagtcgtggttaataaactttttattaaccacggttttatGTTATCGCCGTGACTATTAATATTCTCTAAAAAAGGCGGGAAAGCGCGGGGAAACATGACTTTTAGCCACGACATTCATCACAAAACCGTGGCTAATAATAATGGCGGGAAAGCCAAAACTTTAGCCATGGTGAA from Impatiens glandulifera chromosome 5, dImpGla2.1, whole genome shotgun sequence includes:
- the LOC124938492 gene encoding RNA-binding protein P-like is translated as MAKNSQEKKRKHPNQQSNININKKKLKKNKIGKSETINLKNKAIVDIQVSDSSSSDDETNVDKFQKHLESYTKEQLIEFAVDAAVNDTHLYSQIVNAADVDISHRKIFVHGLAWDTTDETLRSAFSPYGKIEDCRIVKDRATGKGKGYGFVLFKSRKGATKALKQPSKNIGNRMTSCQLASTGNDSSSRKIYVSNVPSNAERDSLKEFFSKFGEIETGPIGFDTQTGKSRGFALFVYKTLEGAKKALEEPNKVFEDHELHCQKAAEGKNKVSSSGGGAALITTPMHPVQPPVLAAMVAAQNLALLNQQHPGLSQLYNGFITNPNAAAAALFAGGSLNPLSAAARGLGQGSFGANRMGPISGAVGGSNLGAYGASGSQPVIDLYGSSGASTQGLHYNYSNNPSVGLKQPSAKDPISGASFSGYRSYL